One Nocardia sp. BMG111209 DNA segment encodes these proteins:
- a CDS encoding hydrogen peroxide-inducible genes activator: MPDQTYQPTLSQLRAFVAIAEYRHFGTAAAHLTVSQPTLSQALASLENGLGLQLIERSTRRVLVTAAGKRLLPQAMATLEAADRFVAAAAGDGLGGHLRMGIIPTVAPYLLPSVLPELRSRLPALVPHVIEDQTARLLDGLRSGVLDVAVLALPTEVNGIVEIPLYTEAFVLVLPRGHELAWRTDVAVGALEDLPLLLLDEGHCLRDQTLDLCRSQDVRPGTVGDTRAASLATVVQCVAGGLGVTLIPEMAVGAETGRGKLDLARFADPVPGRTLGLVFRGSTARTEDYEQLAEIIRSQRPV; the protein is encoded by the coding sequence GTGCCTGATCAGACTTATCAGCCCACCCTGTCACAGCTGCGTGCGTTCGTGGCGATCGCCGAATACCGTCATTTCGGCACGGCCGCCGCACACCTCACTGTGAGCCAGCCCACGTTATCGCAGGCCCTGGCATCGCTGGAAAACGGCCTCGGATTGCAGTTGATCGAACGCAGCACCCGCCGCGTTCTGGTCACCGCCGCGGGCAAACGGCTACTGCCCCAGGCGATGGCGACGCTGGAGGCGGCCGACCGGTTCGTGGCCGCCGCGGCCGGCGACGGACTCGGCGGGCATCTGCGGATGGGCATCATCCCGACGGTCGCGCCCTATCTGCTGCCGAGCGTACTGCCGGAACTGCGGTCGCGGCTGCCCGCGCTGGTCCCGCACGTGATCGAGGACCAGACCGCCCGGCTGCTGGACGGCCTGCGCAGCGGGGTGCTCGACGTGGCGGTGCTGGCGCTGCCCACCGAGGTCAACGGCATAGTGGAGATCCCGCTGTACACCGAGGCATTCGTGCTGGTGCTGCCGCGCGGGCACGAACTGGCCTGGCGGACCGACGTGGCGGTGGGGGCGCTCGAGGATCTGCCGCTGCTGCTGCTCGACGAGGGGCACTGCCTGCGCGATCAGACCCTCGACCTGTGCCGGTCGCAGGATGTGCGGCCGGGCACGGTCGGCGACACCCGGGCCGCGTCGCTGGCCACCGTGGTGCAGTGCGTCGCGGGCGGACTGGGTGTGACGCTGATCCCGGAGATGGCGGTGGGCGCCGAAACCGGCCGCGGCAAACTCGATCTGGCCCGGTTCGCCGATCCGGTGCCGGGCCGCACGCTCGGGCTGGTGTTCCGTGGTTCGACCGCGCGCACCGAGGATTACGAACAGCTGGCGGAGATCATCCGGTCGCAGCGCCCGGTGTGA
- a CDS encoding peroxiredoxin, protein MPLLTIGDQFPAYNLTAVIGGDLTQVNAQQPDDYFTQVTSDDYAGKWRIVFFYPKDFTFVCPTEIAAFGKLNDEFADRDAQVLGASVDNEFVHFQWRAQHEDLKTLPFPLVSDLKRELATATGVLNADGVADRATFIVDPNNVIQFVSVTAGSVGRNVDEVLRVLDALQSDELCACNWKKGDPTINAGELLSAAV, encoded by the coding sequence ATGCCCCTGCTGACCATCGGCGACCAGTTCCCCGCCTACAACCTCACCGCGGTGATCGGCGGCGACCTGACCCAGGTGAACGCCCAGCAGCCCGACGACTACTTCACGCAGGTGACCAGCGACGACTACGCCGGCAAGTGGCGGATCGTGTTCTTCTACCCGAAGGACTTCACCTTCGTCTGCCCGACCGAGATCGCCGCCTTCGGCAAGCTGAACGACGAGTTCGCCGACCGTGACGCCCAGGTCCTGGGTGCGTCCGTGGACAACGAGTTCGTCCACTTCCAGTGGCGTGCCCAGCACGAGGATCTGAAGACCCTGCCCTTCCCGCTGGTCTCCGACCTCAAGCGGGAGCTCGCCACCGCCACCGGCGTGCTGAACGCCGACGGTGTGGCCGACCGCGCCACCTTCATCGTCGACCCGAACAACGTGATCCAGTTCGTCTCGGTCACCGCCGGTTCCGTGGGCCGCAACGTGGACGAGGTGCTGCGGGTGCTCGACGCGCTGCAGTCCGACGAGCTGTGCGCCTGCAACTGGAAGAAGGGCGACCCGACCATCAACGCCGGCGAACTGCTCTCCGCCGCTGTCTGA
- a CDS encoding carboxymuconolactone decarboxylase family protein codes for MSIENLKNSLPEYAKDLKLNLSSLARTTVLTEQQLWGTLLASAAATRSATTLREIAAEAADTLSAEAYNAALGAASIMGMNNVFYRGKAFLGGRYDDLRAGLRMQIIGTPGVEKADFELWSFAVSSINGCQHCLEAHEHTLREAGVSREVIFEALRAAAIVAGVGQAVQSTEALAAAGV; via the coding sequence ATGAGCATCGAGAATCTCAAGAATTCGCTGCCGGAGTACGCCAAGGACCTCAAGCTCAACCTGTCGTCCCTCGCGCGCACCACCGTGCTGACGGAACAGCAGCTGTGGGGCACCCTGCTGGCGTCCGCCGCGGCGACCCGCTCGGCCACCACGCTGCGTGAGATCGCCGCGGAGGCCGCCGACACCCTGTCGGCGGAGGCCTACAACGCCGCCCTCGGCGCCGCCTCGATCATGGGTATGAACAACGTGTTCTACCGGGGCAAGGCGTTCCTGGGCGGTCGCTACGACGACCTGCGGGCCGGGCTGCGCATGCAGATCATCGGCACGCCGGGCGTCGAGAAGGCCGACTTCGAACTGTGGTCGTTCGCGGTGTCGTCGATCAACGGCTGCCAGCACTGCCTGGAGGCGCACGAGCACACCCTGCGCGAGGCGGGCGTCTCGCGTGAGGTGATCTTCGAGGCGCTGCGCGCGGCCGCGATCGTGGCCGGCGTCGGCCAGGCCGTGCAGTCCACCGAGGCGCTGGCCGCGGCGGGCGTCTGA
- a CDS encoding PhzF family phenazine biosynthesis protein, with the protein MGIPESDGTQVEVVRVFTDAAGRFGNPLGIARAGDVVDADHQALAARAGYSETVVVEEPVDERSRMRIYTPKIELPFAGHPTVGTAWWLLERGTPVRALDVPAGPVEVSPPDGGVTWVRARADWAPAFEFHQFDSLDLLSTLHPADFPNGQHYVWAWTDESRGAIRSRMFAPAFGIEEDEATGAAAIALTSKLRRSLLLTQGAGSQLFTEWDSDGWVRLGGRVVADHPVVI; encoded by the coding sequence ATGGGCATCCCCGAGAGCGATGGCACACAGGTCGAGGTCGTCCGGGTCTTCACCGATGCGGCCGGCCGGTTCGGTAATCCGCTCGGCATCGCCCGGGCCGGTGATGTGGTGGACGCGGACCATCAGGCGCTGGCGGCGCGGGCCGGATACAGCGAGACCGTCGTCGTCGAGGAGCCCGTCGACGAGCGCAGTCGGATGCGCATCTACACCCCGAAGATCGAACTGCCCTTCGCCGGGCATCCGACGGTCGGCACCGCCTGGTGGTTGCTCGAACGCGGCACCCCGGTCCGGGCCCTCGACGTGCCGGCCGGTCCGGTCGAGGTCTCGCCGCCCGACGGCGGGGTCACCTGGGTCCGTGCCCGCGCCGATTGGGCCCCGGCCTTCGAATTCCACCAGTTCGACAGCCTCGACCTGTTGTCCACGCTGCATCCGGCCGACTTCCCCAACGGCCAGCACTACGTCTGGGCGTGGACCGACGAGAGCCGCGGGGCGATCCGATCGCGAATGTTCGCACCCGCCTTCGGTATCGAGGAGGACGAGGCCACAGGCGCCGCGGCCATCGCCCTCACCTCGAAGCTGCGCCGCAGCCTGCTGCTCACCCAGGGCGCCGGCTCGCAGTTGTTCACCGAATGGGACTCCGACGGCTGGGTGCGCCTGGGCGGCCGAGTGGTCGCCGACCATCCGGTGGTGATCTGA
- a CDS encoding DUF5134 domain-containing protein, with translation MGAFVGEFGWLRWVVVAAFVVSAGIVLAGLAAAPLVEGGGVAGRSGGSGSGVGVAVGQGVSWPRDHASDAAHLLMCLVMSAMLVFPVAASAATRTVLTAMVAVFALMLVARLPEGRVRGAGVPVVFGYHLVAAGAMLYAMSGHHHEHRGPVAPLLALAALFVADALLMVLPGTRRLLRHVIPHPAGRLAAVPHLVMDLGTAYMLWTAVAG, from the coding sequence GTGGGTGCTTTCGTGGGTGAATTCGGGTGGTTGCGGTGGGTTGTGGTGGCGGCGTTCGTGGTCTCGGCGGGGATTGTGCTGGCGGGATTGGCTGCTGCTCCGCTCGTCGAGGGGGGTGGGGTGGCCGGTCGGTCCGGCGGGTCCGGTTCGGGGGTGGGAGTTGCTGTGGGGCAGGGGGTTTCGTGGCCGCGGGATCACGCGTCGGATGCCGCGCATCTGCTGATGTGCCTGGTCATGTCGGCGATGCTCGTGTTCCCGGTGGCCGCGTCGGCCGCCACGCGGACGGTGCTCACGGCGATGGTGGCGGTATTCGCGCTGATGCTGGTGGCACGGTTGCCGGAGGGCCGGGTCCGGGGGGCGGGGGTGCCGGTGGTGTTCGGCTACCACCTGGTGGCGGCGGGGGCCATGTTGTACGCGATGTCCGGACATCATCACGAGCATCGCGGGCCGGTGGCGCCGTTGCTCGCCTTGGCGGCGCTGTTCGTCGCCGATGCCTTGCTGATGGTGCTGCCGGGGACGAGAAGGCTACTGCGGCATGTGATTCCGCATCCGGCCGGTCGGCTCGCGGCGGTGCCGCACCTGGTGATGGATCTCGGCACCGCCTACATGTTGTGGACGGCGGTGGCGGGCTGA
- a CDS encoding aspartate aminotransferase family protein — protein sequence MGAVERDGAFVVARGEGAYIWDEDGNRYLDATGGLWFTNVGHGRREIADAVAAQLSTLAHYSNFGDLTAPPTVELAQRLAELAPVPGSKIMFTSGGSDSVDTAAKLARRYWVEQGRPEKTLLVGRRLAYHGMHVAGTALAGIPGNHDGYGELMPSARTVDWDRAAALAALIDEVGADRIAAFFCEPIIGAGGVYLPPEGYLAGVRQLCRDNDILFVADEVVTGFGRIGGSWFASTRFGLEPDLMTTAKGLTSGYMPMGAVFAAPRVAEPFFAGGVWFRHGYTYGGHAGAAAAALANLDILEREDLLDASKNLEALLHEYFSPLVEHRRVSEVRSGLGAVAAVQLADPAEGPAMVKALRAEGVSGRAAGQGALQVSPSFVAGEEEVVAMAAAFARALG from the coding sequence ATGGGTGCCGTAGAGCGGGACGGGGCCTTCGTGGTGGCCCGCGGCGAGGGCGCCTACATCTGGGACGAGGACGGTAACCGGTACCTGGACGCCACCGGTGGCCTGTGGTTCACCAACGTCGGCCACGGTCGCCGGGAGATCGCCGACGCCGTGGCCGCACAGCTCTCGACGCTCGCGCACTATTCGAATTTCGGCGATCTGACCGCTCCGCCGACGGTCGAACTGGCGCAGCGGCTCGCGGAACTGGCGCCGGTGCCGGGCAGCAAGATCATGTTCACCTCCGGCGGTTCCGACTCGGTCGACACCGCCGCCAAGCTCGCTCGCCGATACTGGGTCGAGCAGGGCCGGCCGGAGAAGACCCTGCTGGTCGGGCGGCGGCTGGCCTATCACGGCATGCACGTCGCCGGGACTGCGCTGGCCGGAATTCCCGGCAATCACGACGGGTACGGCGAGCTGATGCCCTCCGCGCGGACGGTCGACTGGGACCGGGCCGCGGCGCTGGCCGCGCTGATCGACGAGGTCGGGGCCGACCGGATCGCGGCCTTCTTCTGCGAGCCGATCATCGGCGCCGGCGGCGTGTACCTGCCGCCGGAGGGGTATCTGGCCGGGGTACGGCAGTTGTGCCGGGACAACGACATCCTGTTCGTCGCCGACGAGGTGGTCACCGGATTCGGCCGCATCGGCGGCTCGTGGTTCGCCTCCACCCGGTTCGGCCTGGAACCGGATCTGATGACCACCGCCAAGGGGCTGACCTCCGGATACATGCCGATGGGCGCGGTGTTCGCGGCGCCTCGGGTGGCCGAGCCGTTCTTCGCCGGTGGCGTGTGGTTCCGGCACGGCTACACCTACGGCGGGCACGCGGGTGCCGCCGCGGCCGCGCTGGCCAACCTAGACATCCTCGAGCGCGAGGATCTGCTCGACGCCAGCAAGAACCTGGAAGCGCTTCTGCACGAATACTTCTCGCCGCTGGTGGAGCATCGCCGGGTGTCGGAGGTGCGCAGCGGCCTCGGCGCGGTGGCCGCGGTCCAGCTCGCCGATCCCGCCGAGGGCCCGGCGATGGTGAAGGCCCTTCGCGCCGAAGGTGTTTCGGGCCGCGCGGCAGGTCAAGGCGCACTGCAGGTCTCGCCGTCGTTCGTGGCGGGCGAGGAGGAGGTCGTCGCGATGGCGGCCGCCTTCGCCCGCGCGCTCGGCTGA
- a CDS encoding Pr6Pr family membrane protein: MFETADRSAGGSAGETEVRTAFDAEARSAGDVAFETEVRSAEDAVLETEVQSAGYTTVEAGVRSVGDAAVDGMYPAAAGVVGLGGGDAEVIEVWPAGGAVTTSAVVPVRSGPADTAVLDVVVCDDRGMSAVGPAPGWVRLLRVGFAVLGVVALAWSGTHLAGQPQADHYSYFTVQSNILAVLVLLVGGLFDPPGQIWQRVRGAVTLYLIITGIVYAVLLEHLETGDRYPWVNDVLHRTMPIVLLLDWVVVPAALGLTTRLVAMWLLYPVGYGAYSLLRGLVVDWYPYPFLNPVHQGYLSMSLGLIVLLGVFSLLAVAVVALGDLAVRLHRPAPR; this comes from the coding sequence GTGTTCGAGACCGCGGACCGGTCGGCCGGGGGTTCGGCGGGCGAGACCGAAGTTCGGACGGCGTTCGATGCCGAGGCTCGGTCGGCCGGGGATGTGGCGTTCGAGACCGAGGTTCGGTCGGCGGAGGATGCGGTGCTCGAGACCGAGGTTCAATCGGCCGGGTATACGACGGTCGAGGCCGGGGTTCGGTCGGTCGGGGATGCGGCTGTCGACGGTATGTATCCGGCGGCGGCGGGTGTGGTGGGTCTCGGTGGAGGTGATGCCGAGGTGATCGAGGTGTGGCCTGCGGGCGGTGCGGTGACTACGAGTGCTGTGGTGCCGGTTCGGTCCGGTCCGGCCGACACCGCCGTACTGGATGTCGTGGTGTGCGACGATCGGGGGATGAGCGCCGTCGGTCCGGCTCCCGGATGGGTTCGGTTGCTGCGGGTCGGGTTCGCGGTCCTCGGTGTGGTCGCGCTCGCCTGGAGCGGAACGCATCTGGCGGGGCAGCCGCAGGCGGATCACTACAGCTACTTCACCGTCCAGTCCAACATCCTGGCGGTGCTGGTGCTGCTGGTCGGTGGGCTGTTCGATCCGCCGGGACAGATCTGGCAGCGGGTGCGGGGTGCGGTGACGCTCTATCTGATCATCACCGGCATCGTCTACGCGGTGCTGCTGGAGCATCTGGAGACCGGCGATCGGTATCCGTGGGTGAACGATGTGCTGCACCGGACGATGCCGATCGTGCTGCTGCTGGACTGGGTGGTGGTTCCGGCGGCGCTGGGATTGACCACGCGACTGGTTGCTATGTGGTTGCTTTATCCGGTCGGATACGGCGCATATTCGCTGCTGCGCGGGCTGGTGGTGGACTGGTATCCGTATCCGTTCCTCAATCCGGTGCATCAGGGTTACCTGTCGATGTCGCTCGGCCTGATCGTGCTGCTCGGCGTATTCTCGCTGCTGGCCGTCGCCGTCGTCGCCCTCGGTGACCTCGCCGTCCGGTTGCACCGCCCGGCGCCTCGGTAG
- the hrpA gene encoding ATP-dependent RNA helicase HrpA, which yields MTRTAAIPRELRTRLADLSIRDEYRLRRRLDQARGNLDDLEAEITAAESRIRARRAAVPAIRYPEQLPVSARRDDIAAAIAAHQVVVIAGETGSGKTTQIPKICLELGRGIRGVIGHTQPRRLAARTVAERIAEELGTELGEVVGYSVRFTDQVSDRTLVKLMTDGILLAEIQRDRMLRRYDTIIIDEAHERSLNIDFLLGYLKQLLPKRPDLKVIITSATIDPDLFARHFAAADGTPAPIVEVSGRSYPVEIRYRPLALEVSAPSEDDEDDDPRVVDRDPVDAVGDAVRELLAEGDGDVLVFLSGEREIRDTADALRDLRLPRTEILPLYARLSAAEQHRVFEAHTGRRVVLATNVAETSLTVPGIRYVVDPGSARISRYSMRTKVQRLPIEPISQASARQRSGRCGRVADGICIRLYAEDDFESRPAFTEPEILRTNLAAVILQMTALGLGDIENFPFVEPPDRRAIRDGIGLLEELGALGQADTGGNLVLTPVGREMSQLPVDPRMARMLVAANVNRCLSEVLVIVAALSIQDVRERPAEFQQAADAKHARFTVEGSDFLAYLRLWDYLTEQRKALSSNQFRRMCRDEFLHYLRIREWQDLQGQLRTITRGLGWTTETSAESGGDDGQSGDGGSRTGDRARDDNRSGNTAGRTHDRGRRTGNGDSRGAGGRRDGGRENRNASGPEHSGRSGRQAPNPGGPAGNPQPAETRSAGTDSDGRPWDVATVHQSLLAGMLSHIGLREAESREFLGARGARFMIFPGSALAKKPPRWVMAAELVETSRLWGRMAGRIEPEWAERLAGDLVKRTYSEPHWSAKRGAAMAYERATLYGITLAAQRRVDFGRIDPELARELFIRHALVQGEWQTRHEFFHRNRDLLEDVADLENRARRRDILVDDQVLFEFYDRRLPADIVSVRHFDSWWRKAQRKDAALLDFSASTVVNENAAVLDPTAFPDSWRQGELTFPLTYQFEPGQADDGVTVHVPVAQLAHIRAVGFDWLVPGMREELAAALIKTLPKHLRRNVVPAPDFARAALARLAPRAEPLRTGLARELSQLGAAPITPADLDPAGLPDHLRVTFAATAPDGTVVDRDKSLAALKTRLSDQVSKSVARATQAAERAPAAVWTSESLGTLPATVRREVGGQTITGYPALVPEGDGVAVRVLSSPARQAAAMRTGTRALVLKELPSSVRAATAGLSPSDRLALSQNPYGSLEALIEDCRARAADDLITAHGGPVRSPDEFRALLERIRPEFGAAVARLVRLVVPVLAEAHRVRAALSGAPDREIADDVRRQLDDLVFPGFVSEFGGTRLRELPRYLQAATARLAALPASANRDRQGTAELDRALDAYQRLLDALPEARRTGRDVTEIWWMIEELRVGLFAQQLGTPYPVSAKRIEKAVAAVRIAPATRPAR from the coding sequence ATGACCAGGACCGCTGCCATTCCGCGCGAGCTGCGCACCCGCCTGGCCGATCTCTCGATCCGCGACGAATACCGGTTGCGCCGGCGGCTCGATCAGGCCCGCGGCAATCTCGACGATCTCGAGGCCGAGATCACGGCCGCCGAAAGCCGTATCCGGGCCCGGCGTGCCGCCGTGCCCGCGATCCGCTATCCGGAACAGCTGCCGGTGTCGGCGCGGCGCGACGATATCGCCGCGGCCATCGCGGCGCATCAGGTCGTCGTGATCGCGGGCGAGACCGGTTCCGGTAAGACCACGCAGATCCCCAAGATCTGCCTCGAACTCGGCCGCGGCATCCGCGGTGTCATCGGTCACACCCAGCCCCGGCGGCTGGCCGCCCGGACGGTCGCCGAGCGCATCGCCGAGGAGCTGGGCACCGAACTCGGCGAGGTGGTCGGCTATTCGGTGCGCTTCACCGATCAGGTGTCCGACCGGACCCTGGTGAAGCTGATGACCGACGGCATCCTGCTCGCCGAGATCCAGCGCGACCGGATGCTGCGCCGCTACGACACGATCATCATCGACGAGGCGCACGAGCGCAGCCTCAACATCGACTTCCTGCTCGGCTACCTGAAGCAGTTGCTGCCGAAGCGGCCCGATCTCAAGGTGATCATCACCTCCGCGACCATCGATCCCGATCTGTTCGCCCGGCACTTCGCCGCCGCCGACGGCACGCCCGCCCCGATCGTCGAGGTGTCGGGCCGGTCCTATCCGGTGGAGATCCGCTATCGCCCACTGGCATTGGAGGTTTCCGCGCCGTCCGAGGACGACGAGGACGACGACCCACGGGTGGTCGATCGCGATCCGGTCGACGCCGTCGGCGACGCCGTCCGCGAACTGCTCGCCGAGGGCGACGGCGATGTCCTGGTGTTCCTGTCCGGCGAGCGCGAGATCCGCGACACCGCGGACGCGCTACGGGATCTGCGGCTGCCGCGCACCGAGATCCTGCCGCTGTACGCGAGACTGTCTGCCGCCGAACAACATCGGGTCTTCGAGGCGCATACCGGCCGCCGGGTGGTGCTCGCCACGAACGTGGCCGAGACCTCGCTGACCGTACCGGGTATCCGGTACGTCGTGGATCCGGGAAGTGCTCGTATCTCCCGATATTCGATGCGCACCAAGGTGCAGCGGCTGCCGATCGAGCCGATCTCGCAGGCCTCGGCCCGGCAGCGGTCGGGCCGGTGCGGCCGCGTCGCGGACGGTATCTGTATCCGGCTGTACGCCGAGGACGATTTCGAATCCCGCCCGGCGTTCACCGAACCGGAGATCCTGCGCACCAACCTCGCCGCGGTGATCCTGCAGATGACCGCCCTCGGACTGGGCGATATCGAGAACTTCCCGTTCGTCGAACCGCCGGATCGCCGCGCCATCCGGGACGGCATCGGGCTGCTGGAGGAATTGGGCGCGCTGGGACAGGCGGATACCGGCGGCAACCTGGTGCTCACCCCGGTGGGCCGCGAGATGTCGCAGTTGCCGGTCGACCCGCGCATGGCGCGAATGCTGGTGGCGGCCAACGTCAACCGCTGCCTCAGTGAGGTGCTGGTGATCGTGGCGGCGCTGTCGATCCAGGACGTCCGGGAGCGCCCGGCCGAATTCCAGCAGGCCGCCGACGCCAAGCACGCCAGGTTCACGGTCGAGGGTTCGGACTTCCTCGCCTACCTGCGGCTCTGGGATTATCTCACCGAGCAGCGGAAGGCCCTGTCGTCCAACCAGTTCCGGCGGATGTGCCGGGACGAGTTCCTGCACTACCTGCGGATCCGTGAATGGCAGGACCTCCAGGGCCAGCTGCGCACCATCACCCGCGGCCTCGGCTGGACCACCGAGACCTCCGCCGAATCCGGCGGCGACGACGGGCAATCGGGCGACGGCGGGAGCCGGACCGGCGACCGGGCGCGCGACGACAACCGATCGGGCAACACCGCGGGCCGGACACACGACCGCGGGCGCCGGACCGGCAACGGCGACAGCCGAGGCGCCGGTGGCAGGCGAGACGGCGGCCGCGAGAACCGGAACGCTTCCGGCCCGGAGCATTCCGGCCGCAGCGGACGGCAGGCGCCGAACCCCGGCGGCCCGGCGGGAAATCCACAGCCTGCCGAAACCCGTTCGGCCGGAACCGATTCCGACGGCCGGCCCTGGGACGTCGCGACCGTTCACCAGTCCCTGCTGGCGGGCATGTTGTCGCACATCGGCTTACGGGAGGCCGAGAGCCGGGAGTTCCTCGGCGCCCGCGGGGCCAGGTTCATGATCTTCCCCGGCTCGGCGCTGGCCAAGAAGCCCCCGCGCTGGGTGATGGCCGCCGAACTGGTGGAGACCTCGCGGCTGTGGGGCCGGATGGCCGGCCGCATCGAACCGGAATGGGCCGAGCGGCTGGCCGGCGATCTGGTGAAACGCACCTACTCCGAACCACATTGGTCGGCCAAGCGCGGCGCCGCGATGGCCTACGAGCGCGCGACCCTGTACGGGATCACGCTCGCGGCCCAGCGCCGCGTCGACTTCGGCCGGATCGACCCCGAACTGGCGCGCGAACTGTTCATCCGGCACGCGCTGGTGCAGGGCGAATGGCAGACCCGGCACGAATTCTTCCACCGCAACCGGGATCTGCTGGAGGACGTGGCGGATCTGGAGAACCGGGCGCGCCGCCGCGACATCCTCGTCGACGATCAGGTGCTGTTCGAGTTCTACGACCGGCGGCTGCCCGCGGACATCGTCTCGGTGCGGCACTTCGACAGCTGGTGGCGCAAGGCCCAGCGCAAAGACGCGGCGCTGCTGGACTTCTCGGCCTCGACGGTGGTCAACGAGAACGCCGCGGTGCTCGATCCGACCGCGTTCCCGGACAGTTGGCGGCAGGGCGAGCTGACCTTCCCGCTCACTTATCAATTCGAGCCCGGCCAGGCCGACGACGGTGTCACCGTGCATGTTCCGGTCGCGCAACTGGCGCACATCCGGGCGGTCGGCTTCGACTGGCTGGTGCCGGGGATGCGTGAGGAGCTGGCCGCGGCACTGATCAAGACGCTGCCGAAACACCTGCGGCGCAACGTGGTTCCGGCCCCCGACTTCGCGCGGGCGGCGCTGGCCCGGCTCGCGCCCCGCGCCGAACCGCTGCGGACCGGACTGGCCCGGGAGCTGTCGCAGCTCGGCGCGGCGCCGATCACCCCGGCCGATCTGGACCCGGCCGGGCTGCCGGACCATCTGCGCGTCACCTTCGCCGCGACCGCGCCCGACGGCACCGTGGTCGATCGCGACAAGAGCCTCGCCGCGCTGAAAACCCGGCTGTCCGACCAGGTGTCGAAGTCGGTGGCCCGCGCCACCCAGGCCGCCGAGCGGGCCCCGGCGGCGGTATGGACCTCGGAATCGCTGGGCACCCTGCCGGCCACGGTCCGCCGGGAGGTGGGTGGTCAGACCATCACCGGCTACCCCGCACTGGTCCCCGAGGGCGACGGCGTCGCGGTGCGGGTGCTGTCGTCCCCGGCCCGGCAGGCCGCCGCGATGCGGACCGGCACCCGGGCCCTGGTGCTGAAGGAGTTGCCGTCCTCGGTGCGGGCCGCCACCGCGGGCCTGTCCCCGTCCGATCGGCTCGCGCTGAGCCAGAATCCGTACGGTTCGCTGGAGGCGCTGATCGAGGACTGCCGCGCGCGTGCCGCCGACGATCTGATCACCGCGCACGGCGGACCGGTACGCAGCCCGGACGAGTTTCGCGCACTACTGGAGCGGATCCGGCCGGAGTTCGGCGCCGCCGTGGCCCGCCTCGTGCGGCTGGTGGTTCCGGTGCTGGCCGAGGCGCATCGGGTGCGCGCGGCGCTGTCGGGCGCACCCGATCGGGAGATCGCCGACGACGTCCGCCGGCAGCTGGACGATCTGGTGTTCCCCGGCTTCGTCAGCGAATTCGGCGGTACCCGGCTGCGGGAACTGCCGCGCTATCTGCAGGCGGCGACGGCCCGGCTGGCCGCCCTGCCCGCCTCCGCGAACCGGGACCGGCAGGGCACGGCCGAACTCGATCGCGCGCTGGACGCCTATCAGCGCCTGCTCGACGCACTCCCCGAGGCCCGCCGCACCGGACGCGATGTCACCGAAATCTGGTGGATGATCGAGGAATTGCGCGTCGGCCTGTTCGCTCAGCAACTCGGCACGCCGTATCCGGTGTCCGCCAAGCGAATCGAGAAGGCCGTCGCGGCGGTACGCATCGCGCCCGCGACTCGCCCTGCGCGGTGA